One Triticum dicoccoides isolate Atlit2015 ecotype Zavitan chromosome 4B, WEW_v2.0, whole genome shotgun sequence genomic window carries:
- the LOC119296240 gene encoding peroxidase 56-like yields MTRWVPPLGLRFSLPLLLLLLAAAVIAPVHAYGKLKVGFYRQSCPDAEAIVRRIVTMAVEDDLTVTAPLLRLHFHDCFVRGCDGSVLLNSTKNNIAERDAKPNLTLDAFNVIDAIKEKLEEKCPGTVSCADILAVAARDAVSLATKVVTKGEWSEGGSLYEVETGRRDGRVSSAKEAAEELPDSFDEIQKLIKRFKSKGLGLKDLVVLSGAHALGNSHCPSLEKRLRNFTAEDDMDPTLDKAYAATLKQQCTSPDDNVTEVQMVPGRSTTFDSTYYRLVKENKGLFHSDEALLSNGATKMLVYGYMSSEKRFLKDFGVSMVNMGRADVLAGSEGEIRRTCAVLN; encoded by the exons ATGACAAGGTGGGTGCCTCCTCTCGGTCTCAGGTTTTCacttcctctgctgctgctgctgctggcggcgGCAGTGATTGCTCCCGTCCATGCCTATGGCAAGCTTAAGGTCGGGTTCTACAGGCAATCGTGCCCCGACGCCGAGGCCATTGTTCGCAGGATCGTCACCATGGCTGTGGAAGATGACCTAACAGTCACCGCGCCGCTGCTAAGGCTCCACTTCCATGATTGCTTCGTCAGG GGTTGCGATGGATCGGTGCTGCTCAACTCAACCAAGAACAACATCGCGGAGAGGGACGCCAAGCCGAACCTCACCCTGGACGCCTTCAACGTGATCGATGCCATCAAGGAGAAGCTGGAGGAGAAGTGCCCGGGCACCGTCTCCTGCGCGGACATCCTCGCCGTCGCTGCCAGAGACGCAGTCTCGCTG GCTACCAAGGTGGTGACCAAGGGAGAATGGAGCGAGGGCGGCAGCTTGTACGAGGTGGAGACCGGCCGGCGAGACGGCCGCGTGTCGAGCGCCAAGGAGGCGGCGGAGGAGTTGCCGGATTCCTTTGATGAAATCCAGAAGCTCATCAAGAGGTTTAAGTCCAAGGGCCTTGGACTCAAGGATCTTGTTGTTCTGTCAG GTGCCCACGCGCTAGGGAATTCACACTGCCCATCTTTAGAGAAGAGGCTACGTAATTTCACGGCTGAAGATGACATGGACCCTACCCTGGACAAGGCGTACGCGGCAACACTAAAGCAACAGTGCACTAGTCCCGATGACAACGTGACTGAGGTGCAAATGGTGCCCGGTCGCTCGACGACTTTCGACTCGACCTACTACCGCCTCGTCAAAGAGAACAAGGGCCTTTTCCACTCTGACGAGGCCTTGCTGAGTAATGGTGCTACAAAAATGCTCGTGTACGGTTACATGAGCTCGGAGAAGAGATTCCTTAAGGACTTTGGGGTATCTATGGTGAACATGGGGAGGGCTGACGTGCTCGCCGGCAGCGAGGGGGAGATCAGGAGGACATGTGCCGTTCTCAACTAA